One part of the Raphanus sativus cultivar WK10039 chromosome 7, ASM80110v3, whole genome shotgun sequence genome encodes these proteins:
- the LOC108815033 gene encoding mitochondrial fission 1 protein B, whose amino-acid sequence MDATIGKVFDSVSTFFSGVTTGSSDEFPLCDTDIISGCEKELAEAQKGQDEGFKKESIMRLSWALVHSKVPADIQRGIAMLEGSVVSDTSPMTLREKLYLLAIGYYRSGDFSRSRDYIERCLEVEPEWRQAQTLRTAIEDRIVKDGVIGVGIAVTAVGVVAGVAAALLRRG is encoded by the exons ATGGACGCGACGATAGGAAAGGTTTTCGATTCCGTCTCTACCTTCTTCTCCGGCGTAACCACCGGCTCCTCCGATGAGTTCCCCTTGTGCGACACCGACATCATCTCG GGATGCGAGAAAGAGCTTGCAGAGGCTCAGAAAGGCCAAGACGAAGGGTTTAAGAAGGAATCCATCATGCGTCTATCATGGGCCCTTGTTCACTCCAAGGTGCCTGCGGATATTCAGCGTGGGATAGCAATGCTTGAAGGTTCGGTGGTTAGTGATACAAGTCCAATGACACTAAGGGAGAAGCTATATCTCCTTGCTATTGGATACTATCGAAGCGGCGACTTTTCAAGAAGTCGGGATTATATAGAACGGTGTTTGGAG GTTGAACCGGAGTGGAGACAGGCTCAGACGCTAAGAACGGCTATAGAGGACCGTATTGTGAAAG ATGGTGTTATTGGCGTTGGAATCGCTGTTACTGCTGTTGGGGTTGTTGCTGGTGTTGCTGCAGCCTTGTTACGCAGAGGCTGA
- the LOC108814159 gene encoding exocyst complex component SEC10b has protein sequence MTEGMRGTRGSRSSSVNSNPLILDIGDFKGDFSFDALFGNLVNDLLPSFLDEEADSGDGHGNIDGLTNGHLRGDASRLSQMSSAPFFPEVDGLLSLFKDACKELIDLRKQVDGRLNTLKKEVSTQDAKHRKTLTEIEKGVDGLFESFARLDGRISSVGQTAAKIGDHLQSADAQRETASQTIELIKYLMEFNGSPGDLMELSALFSDDSRVAEAASIAQKLRSFAEEDIGRQGATTAAGNATPGRGLEVAVANLQDYCNELENRLLSRFDAASQRRDLSSMSECAKILSQFNRGTSAMQHYVATRPMFIDVEVMNSDIRLVLGDHGSQPSPSNVARGLSSLYKEITDTVRKEAATITAVFPAPNEVMAILVQRVLEQRVTGILDKILVKPSLMSPPPVQEGGLLLYLRMLAVAYERTQELAKDLRAVGCGDLDVEDLTESLFSSHKDEYPEHEQASLKQLYQAKMEELRAESQQVSESSGTIGRSKGASVSSSQQQISVTVVTEFVRWSEEAISRCTLFSSQPATLAANVKAIFTCLLDQVSLYITEGLERARDGLSEAASLRERFVLGTSVSRRVAAAAVSAAEAAAAAGESSFKAFMVAVQRCGSSVAIVQQYFANSISRLLLPVDGAHAASCEEMSTALSKAETAAYKGLQQCIETVMAEVERLLSAEQMATDYRSPDDGLAPDHRPTNACIRVVAYLSRVLESAFTALEGLNKQAFLTELGNRLDKLLLTHWQKFTFNPSGGLRLKRDINEYGDFVKRFSVPSVEEKFELLGIMANVFIVAPESLSTLFEGSPSIRKDAQRFIQLREDYKSAKLATRLSSLWPSLS, from the exons ATGACAGAAGGAATGAGAGGAACAAGAGGTTCCAGATCATCCTCTGTTAACTCCAATCCTCTGATACTTGACATTGGGGACTTCAAG GGTGACTTCTCATTCGATGCGTTATTTGGGAACCTGGTGAACGATCTCTTGCCTTCTTTCCTTGACGAAGAAGCTGATTCCGGTGATGGCCACGGCAACATTGATGGTTTGACAAATGGGCATTTACGTGGGGATGCATCCAGGTTGTCTCAGATGTCTTCTGCTCCTTTCTTTCCTGAGGTAGATGGTCTCTTGTCTCTGTTCAAAGATGCTTGCAAGGAGTTAATTGATCTGCGGAAGCAG GTTGATGGAAGACTCAACACACTAAAGAAGGAAGTATCAACCCAAGATGCCAAACACCGGAAGACACTAACTGAG ATAGAGAAAGGTGTCGACGGTCTGTTTGAGAGCTTTGCAAGGTTGGACGGTCGTATCTCTAGTGTTGGACAGACCGCTGCAAAAATAGGAGATCATTTGCAG AGTGCAGATGCTCAGCGGGAAACTGCTAGCCAGACCATAGAGCTTATAAAG TACCTGATGGAGTTCAACGGCAGCCCAGGGGATCTTATGGAGCTTTCCGCTTTGTTTTCTGATGATAGTCGCGTAGCTGAGGCTGCTTCTATCGCTCAGAAATTAC GATCCTTTGCTGAGGAAGACATTGGAAGACAAGGTGCTACTACAGCTGCAGGAAATGCAACCCCTGGCCGAGGACTGGAAGTTGCAGTTGCTAATCTTCAGGATTACTGTAAtg aattgGAGAACAGGCTTTTATCTCGTTTTGATGCTGCATCACAGCGGAGAGATCTATCCTCCATGTCAGAATGTGCTAAGATTTTGTCACAG tttaacAGGGGCACGAGTGCTATGCAACATTATGTGGCAACACGGCCAATGTTTATTGATGTGGAAGTCATGAATTCAGACATTAGGTTGGTGCTTGGTGACCACGGTTCTCAGCCTAGTCCTAGCAATGTTGCCCGTGGACTTTCTTCTTTATACAAAGAAATTACAG ACACTGTTCGCAAAGAAGCAGCAACCATCACAGCTGTTTTCCCCGCTCCAAATGAAGTTATGGCGATCTTAGTTCAG agAGTTCTCGAGCAGCGTGTCACAGGTATTCTTGACAAAATTTTGGTGAAGCCCTCTCTCATGAGTCCACCACCTGTGCAAGAAGGCGGACTATTACTA taCCTTAGAATGTTAGCGGTTGCATACGAGAGAACCCAAGAACTTGCTAAAGACCTCCGAGCTGTTGGATGCGGTGACCTGGATGTTGAAG ATTTGACAGAGTCCTTGTTTTCCTCGCACAAGGATGAATACCCTGAGCATGAGCAGGCCTCCTTAAAACAACTATATCAAGCAAAG ATGGAAGAATTACGTGCTGAGAGTCAACAAGTCTCGGAATCATCTGGGACAATAGGACGCTCTAAGGGTGCTTCAGTATCATCTTCTCAGCAGCAGATATCAGTCACCGTTGTGACGGAGTTTGTTCGGTGGAGTGAAGAAGCAATATCCAGATGCACACTGTTTTCATCTCAG CCAGCCACACTTGCAGCCAATGTTAAAGCCATATTTACTTGCCTGCTAGACCAG GTAAGCTTATATATAACTGAGGGACTTGAACGGGCAAGGGATGGCCTGTCTGAAGCTGCATCATTGAGGGAGAGATTTGTTTTGGGCACAAGTGTTAGCAGAAGAGTGGCTGCTGCAGCTGTTTCTGCT GCAGAAGCTGCTGCCGCTGCTGGTGAAAGTAGCTTCAAAGCCTTTATGGTTGCTGTGCAACGTTGTGGTAGCAGTGTGGCCATAGTTCAGCAG TATTTTGCAAATTCTATTTCTCGGCTTCTCCTACCAGTGGATGGCGCACATGCTGCTTCATGTGAAGAAATGTCGACTGCTCTGTCCAAAGCAGAGACTGCTGCTTATAAAGGACTCCAACAGTGCATTGAAACTGTGATGGCTGAG GTTGAAAGACTGCTTTCAGCTGAGCAGATGGCTACCGATTATAGATCACCTGATGATGGACTTGCTCCTGATCACCGCCCAACAAATGCCTGCATAAG AGTCGTGGCTTACCTCTCCCGGGTACTTGAGTCAGCCTTCACTGCCTTGGAAGGTCTTAATAAGCAAGCCTTCCTGACTGAACTG GGGAATAGGTTAGACAAGCTACTACTAACTCACTGGCAGAAGTTCACATTCAATCCCAG TGGAGGATTGCGGCTGAAGCGTGACATAAACGAGTATGGAGATTTTGTCAAGAGATTCAGTGTTCCATCTGTGGAAGAGAAGTTTGAGCTTCTGGGAAT aATGGCAAACGTATTCATCGTTGCTCCAGAGAGTCTATCGACTTTGTTCGAGGGTAGTCCAAGCATTCGCAAAGACGCGCAAAG GTTTATTCAACTGCGGGAAGACTACAAGAGTGCAAAGCTTGCAACAAGACTGAGCTCGTTGTGGCCAAGCTTGAGCTGA
- the LOC108815034 gene encoding annexin D8, translated as MEDISKSDKYIYILRRRKRMATIVSPQHFSPVEDAENIKKACQGWGTDEKAIISILGHRNLFQRKLIRQAYQEIYHEDLLHQLKSELSGDFERAICLWVLDPPERDAHLANLALQKPVPDCKVLVEIACMRSPEDLLATRRAYRCLYKRSLEEDLASRTTGDIRKLLVATASAYKYHGEEIDETLAHSEAAILHDEILGKAVDHEETIRVISTRSSVQLCAILNRYKDIYGRSITKDILSHPSNEYLSALRAAIRCIKNPNRYYAKVLRNAINTVGTDEDALTRVIVTRAEKDLKKITELYHKRNNESLDQAIARETSRDYKAFLLALLGHGGI; from the exons ATGGAAGATATATCGAAAAgtgataaatatatttatatcttacGTAGAAGAAAAAGAATGGCCACCATTGTTTCTCCTCAACATTTCTCCCCTGTTGAAGATGCTGAGAACATCAAGAAGGCTTGCCAAG GATGGGGAACCGATGAAAAGGCCATCATCTCGATCCTCGGACACCGGAACTTGTTTCAGAGGAAACTCATAAGACAAGCTTACCAGGAGATATACCATGAGGATCTCCTTCACCAGCTCAAGTCTGAGCTCTCTGGCGACTTTGAG AGAGCTATATGTTTGTGGGTTTTGGATCCTCCAGAGAGAGATGCTCACTTGGCCAACTTGGCTCTACAAAAGCCTGTTCCTGACTGCAAGGTCCTCGTCGAGATTGCTTGCATGAGATCCCCTGAAGATCTATTAGCTACCAGGCGTGCTTACCGTTGCCTCTACAAGCGTTCTCTCGAGGAAGACTTGGCCTCCCGTACTACCGGCGACATCAGGAAg CTCTTGGTAGCAACGGCGTCTGCTTATAAATACCATGGGGAAGAAATTGATGAGACTCTGGCGCATTCAGAGGCTGCGATTCTTCATGATGAAATCCTAGGTAAGGCTGTTGATCATGAAGAAACGATCAGAGTGATAAGTACAAGGAGCAGCGTGCAGCTCTGCGCAATCCTCAACCGCTACAAGGATATCTATGGAAGATCGATCACTAAg GATATTCTCAGCCACCCTTCAAATGAGTACCTGAGTGCACTGCGTGCAGCAATCAGGTGCATCAAAAATCCTAACCGGTACTACGCAAAG GTTTTGCGCAATGCAATCAATACAGTGGGGACTGATGAAGATGCTCTGACCCGTGTGATTGTGACACGAGCAGAGAAGGACCTGAAGAAGATCACTGAGCTGTATCACAAGAGGAACAATGAGAGTCTCGATCAAGCCATAGCAAGAGAGACATCAAGGGACTACAAGGCTTTTCTTCTAGCCTTGCTAGGACACGGAGGAATCTAG
- the LOC108817814 gene encoding DDT domain-containing protein PTM: protein MELVGKVVRKEIDGVGFCSGTVRSYDPSGYYEIVYENGVTETSRLAEFTAALATGEEEGKSEETQAQVYHRERNVVKRPRDEVNVMRNVDLNDAVPEDSEGLRGNVVDLNCGTVETLAFDLNRAVPEPDEGLGYEEGSSNKRRRLIDLNMDAEVCDLNADEREAGWFDLNANEREEGLFDLNADEREEGWFDLNVAAVDVENSKDDELIQMNGDGQVQETNVQDENGVQDHLETGGCEEVHVAEVSSGQSFEELREEQNSVSLPDLNAPDSNGVEGDHDLPELDADKTVDKSLSDTETLLRRSSRGVLAPIPASSTVTACLADEVSSGQSLEELREQNSVSLLDLNAPDSNGAEGDHDLPELDSNKTVDKSLSDTEIPDENTRLRRSSRGVLAPIPTSSTVTACLADEVSSGQSLEELQEQNSVSLLDLNAPDSNGAEGDHDLPELDANKTVDESLSDTEIPDENTRLRRSSRGVLAPIPASSTVTACLADEVSSGQSLEELREQNSVTLLDLNAPDSNGAEGDHDLPELDSNKTVDKSLSDREILDENTRLRRSSRGVLAPIPASSTVTACLADEVSSGQSLEELREQNSVTLLDLNAPDSNGAEGDHDLPELDSNKTVDKSLSDREIPDENTRLRRSARGVLAPIPASSTVTACLADEVSPSPSVNSLTAEENGIVDGEAEDISVLPPKPQLPPSSPILNLDGLPILYVFATYSLLRSFSTVLFLSPFELKDFVEALRCTSPCLLFDSIHVSVLQLLRKVLEKLAGEDDQSATLCLRSLDWDMLDVVNYPLFVVEYMLYAGSKDSPRVDLTRFKFFRNEYFRLPMNLKIQILTCLCGDMIAAEVVRSELNKRSVAADSEMDTNRKTNSRKRAMMELANDFSSNDGVVDGSFDRNIADCCICKMDGNLLCCGGCPAAYHSKCVGVACDLLPEGVWYCPECSFDRPGPGWKREMQIQGWEFIEIDPHGREYYSSCGYLLVIDTGSVNYYHANDVNLVLEQLKSYGSFYIGVTSAIEKHWNIPVKAPPEKQATSGVKKRLEETSSNGGSHLRCHRTRGKISGAITGPDIQNMCAEGSSETAHNGLDIQSLHETESSSILDVLKEPNMMNTRREVRPNGQSKSGYRNQYIFAQMTTAISEEMARNSPDRSNDMRFDEEIASTQVKTILMKTTKFQWRNIQCLYLDAWKEKCGWCHSCKSKDTGGEKNCLFNMSLGALRGPSESEISNSQPINNKSHLVAIIWQLLSMESRLQGLLVGPWLNPKYSSIWREHVLKASSISSLRHLLVELEANLHHLVLSPQWLNHVDSAVEMGSSTHVLLASTRSSSEITTGKRRGTLLESATSWWRGGRLSRKLFNWKVLPRSLVSKAAIQGGSVNIPGIMYPENSEPAKRSRRVAWEAAVESSTTSEQLGFQVRTLNSYIKWDDIEDSHLLLASDKESQKSARLFKKVIVRSKCIEEETVKYLLDFGKKRSICQSRYIPDVVLKNGRMIEESSGEKRQYWLNESYVPLHLLKEFERKAVRNTGRPGRPSRHPEIDRVRKRSSKGKGLSYLFKRAERTESSLCEQCKEDVPLSDAACCHICKRLFHKKHIRRADEEGMYICLPCKSEVLDEQPILLKRARPPGSLRNKIGAQTQKRETIIPARNSPLRRSGRKTNQVIRLQDELEYERGGDRPKKARRENSIGDKKDERFTIYWLNGLCLSRNPGDKRIDKFWRHGCSKPLKNSGSDKVQRKCRLCGSIDSESGSILIACETCKKWYHGDACGINDENSSMVIGFRCHFCRELTPPSCPHM from the exons ATGGAGCTGGTGGGAAAAGTCGTTAGGAAGGAGATCGACGGGGTCGGGTTCTGCTCCGGCACGGTGCGATCGTACGATCCGTCTGGATATTACGAGATCGTGTACGAGAACGGCGTTACGGAGACTTCGAGATTGGCCGAGTTCACTGCTGCTCTCGCGAcgggagaagaagaaggcaaaTCCGAGGAGACGCAGGCTCAAGTGTATCATCGCGAGAGGAACGTTGTGAAGCGGCCTCGTGACGAGGTCAATGTGATGAGGAATGTCGATTTGAACGATGCGGTTCCTGAGGACTCAGAGGGTTTGAGAGGGAATGTTGTTGATTTGAATTGTGGTACTGTGGAAACTCTAGCTTTTGATCTGAATAGGGCGGTGCCGGAGCCTGATGAAGGTTTAGGTTATGAGGAGGGTTCTAGTAACAAAAGGAGGAGATTGATTGATCTGAACATGGATGCTGAGGTCTGTGATTTGAATGCGGACGAGAGGGAGGCGGGATGGTTTGATTTGAATGCAAACGAGAGGGAGGAGGGATTGTTTGATTTGAATGCGGACGAGAGGGAGGAGGGATGGTTTGATTTGAACGTGGCGGCGGTGGACGTGGAGAATAGCAAGGATGATGAATTAATTCAGATGAATGGAGATGGCCAAGTTCAAGAAACCAATGTGCAGGATGAAAACGGTGTCCAGGATCATCTGGAGACTGGAGGATGTGAAGAAGTCCATGTTGCTGAAGTATCCAGCGGTCAGAGTTTTGAGGAGTTACGGGAGGAGCAGAACAGTGTTTCACTCCCAGATCTCAATGCTCCTGATTCTAATGGGGTTGAGGGGGATCATGATCTTCCTGAGCTTGATGCTGATAAGACTGTGGATAAGTCTCTCTCTGATACGGAAACTCTGTTGAGAAGAAGCTCTCGTGGAGTGCTAGCTCCGATTCCTGCCAGTAGCACTGTCACAGCTTGCTTAGCTGATGAAGTATCCAGCGGTCAGAGTTTGGAGGAGTTACGGGAGCAGAACAGTGTTTCACTACTAGATCTCAATGCTCCTGATTCTAATGGGGCTGAGGGGGATCATGATCTTCCTGAGCTTGATTCTAATAAGACTGTGGATAAGTCTCTCTCTGATACGGAAATCCCGGATGAAAATACTCGGTTGAGAAGAAGCTCTCGTGGAGTGCTAGCTCCAATTCCTACCAGTAGCACTGTCACAGCTTGCTTAGCTGATGAAGTATCCAGCGGTCAGAGTTTGGAGGAGTTACAGGAGCAGAACAGTGTTTCACTCCTAGATCTCAATGCTCCTGATTCTAATGGGGCTGAGGGGGATCATGATCTTCCTGAGCTTGATGCTAATAAGACTGTGGATGAGTCTCTCTCTGATACGGAAATCCCGGATGAAAATACTCGGTTGAGAAGAAGCTCTCGTGGAGTGCTAGCTCCAATTCCTGCCAGTAGCACTGTTACAGCTTGCTTAGCTGATGAAGTATCCAGCGGTCAGAGTTTGGAGGAGTTACGGGAGCAGAACAGTGTTACACTCCTAGATCTCAATGCTCCTGATTCTAATGGGGCTGAGGGGGATCATGATCTTCCTGAGCTTGATTCTAATAAGACTGTGGATAAGTCTCTCTCTGATAGGGAAATCCTGGATGAAAATACTCGGTTGAGAAGAAGCTCTCGTGGAGTGCTAGCTCCAATTCCTGCCAGTAGCACTGTTACAGCTTGCTTAGCTGATGAAGTATCCAGCGGTCAGAGTTTGGAGGAGTTACGGGAGCAGAACAGTGTTACACTCCTAGATCTCAATGCTCCTGATTCTAATGGGGCTGAGGGGGATCATGATCTTCCTGAGCTTGATTCTAATAAGACTGTGGATAAGTCCCTCTCTGATAGGGAAATCCCGGATGAAAATACTCGGTTGAGAAGAAGCGCTCGTGGAGTGCTAGCTCCAATTCCTGCCAGTAGCACTGTCACAGCTTGCTTAGCTGATGAAGTGTCGCCTTCTCCGTCAGTTAATAGTCTGACGGCCGAGGAAAATGGGATCGTTGATGGGGAAGCTGAGGATATTTCTGTGCTTCCGCCAAAGCCACAGTTACCTCCATCCTCGCCTATTTTGAATTTAGACGGTCTTCCCATTCTTTATGTCTTCGCTACTTACTCTCTTCTGCGGTCCTTCAGTACTGTGCTGTTTTTGAGTCCCTTTGAGTTGAAGGATTTTGTGGAAGCGCTGAGGTGCACGTCTCCTTGTCTACTATTCGATAGTATCCATGTTTCTGTCTTGCAATTACTAAGAAAAGTTTTGGAAAAACTCGCTGGTGAAGATGATCAGTCTGCGACTCTTTGCCTGAG GAGTCTTGATTGGGACATGTTGGATGTGGTTAATTATCCCCTTTTTGTAGTCGAATACATGCTATATGCTGGTTCTAAGGACAGCCCTCGAGTGGATCTAACTCGGTTTAAATTTTTCAGAAATGAGTACTTCAGACTGCCCATGAATCTGAAAATTCAGATACTTACCTGTTTGTGTGGTGATATGATAGCCGCTGAAGTTGTGAGATCAGAGCTTAATAAAAGATCTGTTGCAGCTGATTCTGAAATGGATACTAATAGGAAGACAAACAGCAGAAAGCGAGCTATGATGGAGCTGGCAAATGATTTTTCGTCGAATGATGGGGTCGTTGATGGTTCCTTTGACAGGAACATTGCTGACTGTTGTATTTGTAAAATGGATGGTAACTTACTGTGCTGTGGTGGTTGTCCTGCTGCCTATCATTCTAAGTGTGTTGGTGTTGCCTGTGACCTTTTGCCTGAGGGTGTCTGGTACTGCCCTGAATGTTCATTTGACCGGCCTGGACCAGGATGGAAGCGTGAAATGCAAATTCAAGGATGGGAGTTTATAGAGATTGATCCCCATGGCCGAGAGTACTACAGCAGTTGTGGCTACTTATTGGT GATAGATACCGGCTCAGTGAACTACTACCATGCTAATGATGTGAACCTTGTGCTGGAGCAGCTCAAGTCATACGGTAGTTTCTATATTGGCGTAACAAGTGCAATTGAAAAACACTGGAACATCCCTGTTAAAGCTCCTCCAGAAAAACAGGCAACTTCTGGAGTTAAGAAAAGGCTGGAGGAAACATCCAGCAATGGAGGTTCACATCTTCGTTGTCACAGGACTCGTGGGAAGATATCAGGTGCAATTACTGGACCAGATATCCAAAATATGTGTGCTGAAGGATCTTCCGAAACTGCACACAATGGTTTGGATATCCAGAGTCTTCATGAGACAGAATCTTCGAGCATTTTGGATGTCTTGAAAGAGCCAAATATGATGAACACAAGGAGAGAAGTTAGACCTAATGGGCAGAGCAAATCCGGATACAGAAACCAGTACATATTTGCTCAGATGACTACAGCAATTTCTGAAGAGATGGCACGTAACTCACCTGACCGTTCTAATGATATGAGATTTGATGAAGAGATAGCTTCGACCCAGGTGAAGACTATATTGATGAAAACCACCAAGTTTCAGTGGCGAAACATCCAATGCCTCTACCTAGATGCATGGAAAGAAAAATGTGGATGGTGTCATTCTTGCAAGTCTAAGGATACTGGGGGCGAGAAAAATTGTTTGTTTAATATGAGTCTTGGGGCTTTACGGGGTCCTTCGGAAAGTGAGATTTCTAACAGTCAACCCATTAACAACAAAAGTCATCTTGTGGCTATCATATGGCAGTTATTATCCATGGAAAGTCGATTGCAAGGTCTTTTGGTTGGTCCATGGTTGAATCCAAAGTACTCCAGTATTTGGCGTGAACACGTTCTGAAGGCATCAAGTATATCAAGCTTGAGACATTTATTGGTTGAA CTTGAGGCGAATCTGCATCATCTTGTTCTTTCACCTCAGTGGCTAAACCATGTTGATTCTGCCGTAGAAATGGGCTCGTCTACACATGTTCTCCTTGCTTCCACACGATCATCGTCAGAGATTACTACTGGTAAAAGAAGGGGGACATTGTTGGAGTCTGCCACGAGTTGGTGGAGAGGCGGTCGACTTTCACGGAAATTATTCAACTGGAAGGTTTTACCTCGCTCTTTGGTCTCCAAGGCTGCTATACAAG GTGGAAGTGTGAATATTCCAGGGATAATGTATCCTGAGAATTCAGAGCCCGCTAAGAGAAGCCGACGTGTTGCCTGGGAAGCAGCTGTTGAGTCATCTACGACTTCAGAGCAGCTCGGTTTTCAG GTGAGGACACTCAATTCTTACATAAAGTGGGATGATATTGAGGAcagtcatcttcttcttgcatcAGACAAAGAATCCCAAAAATCTGCCAGGCTGTTCAAAAAGGTGATTGTCCGTAGCAAGTGCATAGAGGAAGAGACCGTTAAGTATCTCCTTGACTTTGGTAAAAAGAGATCTATTTGTCAAAGTAGATATATTCCGGATGTTGTATTGAAGAATGGTCGGATGATTGAAGAATCCTCGGGTGAAAAAAGACAGTACTGGCTGAATGAATCATATGTGCCTTTACATCTGCTGAAAGAATTTGAGAGAAAAGCTGTACGAAATACTGGGAGGCCAGGAAGACCTTCTAGACACCCTGAGATAGACAGAGTACGGAAAAGGTCCTCAAAGGGAAAAGGATTGTCATACCTATTTAAAAGGGCAGAAAGAACCGAGTCTTCTTTGTGTGAGCAATGTAAGGAAGATGTGCCTTTGAG TGATGCTGCGTGCTGCCACATCTGCAAAA GATTATTTCACAAAAAGCATATCAGGAGAGCGGACGAGGAAGGCATGTACATCTGTCTTCCATGCAAAAGCGAAGTGCTAGATGAACAACCCATCTTACTGAAAAGAGCGCGCCCCCCAGGGAGTCTCCGTAATAAAATTGGAGCTCAGACACAAAAGCGTGAAACGATCATACCTGCTCGCAACTCACCATTGCGACGTTCAGGCAGGAAAACAAATCAGGTTATTCGTCTGCAGGATGAATTGGAATATGAAAGAGGCGGAGACAGGCCTAAGAAAGCAAGACGAGAGAATTCCATAGGAGATAAGAAAGACGAAAGGTTCACCATCTATTGGTTGAATGGACTCTGCTTATCAAGAAATCCTGGTGATAAACGGATCGATAAGTTCTGGAGGCATGGATGTTCTAAACCTTTGAAGAACTCTGGTTCTGATAAAGTTCAACGTAAATGTCGTTTATGCGGCTCGATTGACTCTGAATCCGGATCAATTCTCATCGCCTGCGAAACCTGTAAAA AATGGTACCATGGAGATGCATGTGGTATTAACGACGAGAATTCAAGTATGGTGATTGGATTCCGGTGCCATTTCTGTCGAGAACTGACTCCACCCTCATGTCCACATATGTAA
- the LOC108818285 gene encoding protein PATRONUS 2 encodes MASTSVRGQLIFQDENALLAHGKKAVAPVKGKSSLAAPKKYGAGFGSRKALHDITNKSKLQPQASSKTRKSPGEVDFDIAKEGYLHDHRKCIEQQQQNQWDSYLSEHIILHSHDNDIKECDIKQEVDDKSSNTWDNLKEIPMEEFSGLLECSTQWPSPPDSPIRYHSSLPSSPLPWHFETVEFKLREDEE; translated from the exons ATGGCGAGCACAAGTGTTCGTGGGCAGTTGATTTTTCAGGACGAGAATGCATTATTGGCCCATGGAAAGA AGGCCGTTGCTCCGGTAAAAGGTAAGAGTTCTCTCGCAGCTCCAAAGAAATACGGAGCTGGTTTTGGAAGCCGCAAGGCTCTTCATGATATCACAAACAAGTCAAAGTTGCAAcctcaagcttcttccaagacgaGGAAGAGTCCTGGAGAAGTGGACTTTGACATAGCAAAGGAAGGTTACTTGCATGATCACCGCAAATGCATTGAACAGCAACAACAAAATCAGTGGGACAGTTACTTATCTGAACACATCATCCTTCATTCACATG ATAACGACATTAAGGAATGCGATATTAAACAAGAG GTGGATGATAAAAGCAGCAACACTTGGGATAATCTCAAAGAGATACCAATGGAGGAGTTTTCCGGTTTGCTGGAATGCTCAACTCAGTGGCCCTCACCACCAGACTCACCCATCCGTTACCACTCCTCTTTACCTTCATCGCCTTTGCCATGGCATTTTGAAACTGTAGAATTCAAGCTCAGGGAAGATGAAGAATGA